A genomic stretch from Serratia entomophila includes:
- a CDS encoding glycosyltransferase, protein MAAVATPGHVYPMLSIARYLIAQGHQVRVMTGALFRERAEAIGAQFVPFDAQVDFDYRHLEQHFPERAALPPGNAQMALALKDFFAAPIPLLDSQLRAAIAAEATDLLMVENCFYGVLPLLQSSDRPPVFGIGVTPLSYSSRDSVFYGPRIPPALLPQDLRREQLVDETTQRLIDEVQHSFNAALAQSGGGPLERQFTDALIGGCDRFLQLSTTALEYERDDLPAGVRFVGPLRSGAQLVTEEAGWDENDDRPLVIVTQGTLANVDLHQLIVPALKALAQLPVRVLATTGGRAVDGLMAPLPANARLREFISFEYWLPQAALLITNGGYGSINYALDSGVPLIVAGTGEDKQEAAARVVAAGCGVNLHTSHPDEGQLQAAASRILQQPAYRQRAALVREDYARHNALASIAHEVAAITAQ, encoded by the coding sequence ATGGCGGCGGTCGCCACCCCGGGGCACGTTTACCCGATGCTGAGCATCGCCCGCTACCTGATCGCGCAAGGGCATCAGGTGCGGGTCATGACCGGCGCGCTGTTTCGTGAACGCGCCGAAGCGATCGGCGCGCAGTTTGTTCCCTTCGACGCGCAGGTGGATTTCGATTACCGCCACCTGGAGCAGCATTTTCCCGAGCGGGCCGCGCTGCCGCCGGGCAACGCGCAGATGGCGCTGGCGCTGAAAGACTTCTTCGCCGCGCCCATCCCGCTGTTGGACAGCCAACTGCGGGCGGCCATTGCCGCCGAAGCCACCGATCTGCTGATGGTGGAAAACTGCTTCTATGGGGTGCTGCCGTTGCTGCAGTCGAGCGATCGGCCGCCGGTATTCGGCATTGGCGTAACGCCGCTGTCGTATTCATCGCGTGATTCTGTCTTCTACGGGCCGCGTATTCCGCCGGCGCTGCTGCCGCAGGATTTGCGCCGTGAGCAGTTGGTGGACGAAACGACCCAGAGGCTGATTGACGAGGTGCAGCACAGTTTCAACGCTGCGCTGGCGCAATCGGGCGGTGGCCCGCTGGAGCGTCAGTTTACCGATGCGCTGATCGGCGGCTGCGACCGTTTCCTGCAGCTGTCCACTACGGCGCTGGAGTATGAGCGTGACGATCTGCCGGCCGGCGTGCGCTTTGTCGGCCCGCTGCGCAGCGGCGCGCAGCTGGTGACGGAAGAGGCGGGCTGGGACGAAAACGACGATCGTCCATTGGTTATTGTCACACAGGGCACGCTGGCGAATGTCGATCTGCACCAGCTGATCGTACCGGCGCTGAAAGCCCTGGCGCAGTTGCCGGTACGGGTATTGGCCACCACCGGCGGTCGCGCGGTCGACGGGCTGATGGCCCCGTTGCCGGCCAACGCCAGGTTGCGGGAGTTTATCTCCTTCGAGTACTGGCTGCCGCAGGCGGCGCTGCTGATCACCAACGGCGGTTACGGTTCGATCAACTACGCACTCGATAGCGGCGTGCCCCTGATCGTCGCCGGCACCGGCGAAGACAAGCAGGAGGCTGCGGCGCGCGTGGTGGCGGCCGGTTGCGGCGTCAACCTGCACACCAGCCATCCGGACGAAGGCCAGCTGCAGGCGGCGGCGAGCCGCATTCTGCAGCAGCCGGCCTACCGGCAGCGTGCGGCGTTGGTGCGGGAAGACTATGCCCGGCATAACGCGCTGGCGTCTATCGCTCATGAAGTCGCCGCCATCACGGCGCAGTGA
- the dapB gene encoding 4-hydroxy-tetrahydrodipicolinate reductase, whose product MTDSHIRIAIAGAGGRMGRQLIQAVQQAEGVVLGAALSRPGSSLIGVDAGELAGIGALGVAVSDGLDKVVDDFDILIDFTRPESTRGYLEFCVAHRKAMVIGTTGFDDAGKQAIRDAAQHIGIVFAANFSVGVNLVLKLLEKAAQVMGDYTDIEILEAHHRHKVDAPSGTALAMGEAIAGALGRDLKDCAVYAREGHTGERDPKSIGFATLRAGDIVGEHTAMFADIGERVEITHKASSRMTFASGAVKAAIWLHGRDKGLFDMRDVLNLDQL is encoded by the coding sequence ATGACTGATTCACACATCCGCATTGCGATTGCGGGCGCCGGCGGCCGTATGGGCCGCCAATTGATCCAGGCGGTGCAGCAGGCGGAAGGCGTGGTGCTGGGGGCGGCGCTGTCTCGCCCCGGCTCCAGCCTGATCGGCGTCGACGCCGGTGAGCTGGCGGGCATTGGCGCGCTAGGCGTGGCCGTCAGCGACGGTCTGGACAAGGTGGTTGACGACTTCGACATCTTGATCGACTTCACCCGCCCGGAAAGCACTCGGGGGTACCTGGAGTTCTGCGTGGCGCATCGCAAAGCGATGGTCATCGGCACCACCGGCTTCGACGATGCCGGCAAGCAGGCGATCCGCGATGCGGCGCAGCATATTGGCATCGTGTTTGCCGCCAACTTCAGCGTCGGCGTCAATCTGGTGCTGAAGCTGCTGGAAAAAGCCGCTCAGGTGATGGGTGACTATACCGATATCGAAATCCTTGAGGCGCATCACCGCCATAAAGTGGATGCCCCTTCGGGGACTGCGCTGGCGATGGGCGAGGCGATTGCCGGGGCGCTGGGCCGTGACCTGAAAGACTGCGCGGTGTATGCGCGTGAAGGCCATACCGGCGAGCGCGATCCGAAAAGTATCGGCTTCGCCACCCTGCGTGCCGGGGACATCGTCGGTGAACATACGGCGATGTTCGCCGACATCGGCGAGCGGGTGGAAATTACCCACAAAGCCTCCAGCCGCATGACTTTTGCCAGCGGCGCGGTTAAGGCGGCTATTTGGCTGCATGGCCGTGATAAGGGGCTATTTGATATGCGAGACGTGCTCAATCTAGACCAGTTATAA
- the carA gene encoding glutamine-hydrolyzing carbamoyl-phosphate synthase small subunit produces MIKSALLVLEDGTQFHGRAIGAEGTAVGEVVFNTSMTGYQEILTDPSYSRQIVTLTYPHIGNVGTNASDEESSAVHAQGLVIRDLPLIASNYRNEEGLSEYLKRHNIVAIADIDTRKLTRLLREKGAQNGCIIAADSPDAALALAKAQGFPGLKGMDLAKEVTTREAYSWQQGSWTLEGELPEAKTAAELPFHVVAYDYGAKRNILRMLVDRGCRLTVVPAQTPADEVLKMDPDGIFLSNGPGDPEPCDYAIAAIKAFLNTDIPVFGICLGHQLLALASGAKTVKMKLGHHGGNHPVKDLDNDTVMITAQNHGFAVDENNLPANLRVTHKSLFDHTVQGIHRTDKAAFSFQGHPEASPGPHDAAPLFDHFIELIETYRSNAK; encoded by the coding sequence TTGATTAAGTCAGCGCTATTGGTTCTGGAAGACGGAACCCAATTCCACGGTCGGGCCATCGGGGCAGAGGGTACGGCAGTGGGGGAAGTGGTCTTCAATACGTCGATGACCGGCTATCAAGAAATCCTCACTGATCCTTCCTACTCCCGCCAGATCGTTACTCTTACTTATCCTCATATCGGCAATGTCGGCACCAATGCTTCCGACGAAGAATCCTCCGCTGTTCACGCCCAAGGCCTTGTCATTCGCGACCTCCCCCTGATTGCCAGCAACTACCGCAACGAAGAAGGCCTGTCCGAATACCTCAAACGCCACAACATCGTGGCGATCGCCGATATCGATACCCGTAAGCTGACCCGCCTGCTGCGTGAGAAAGGCGCCCAGAACGGCTGCATCATCGCCGCAGATTCGCCGGACGCCGCGCTGGCGCTGGCCAAGGCGCAGGGTTTCCCGGGCCTGAAAGGCATGGATTTGGCGAAGGAAGTGACCACCCGAGAAGCTTACAGCTGGCAGCAGGGCAGCTGGACTTTGGAAGGCGAGCTGCCGGAAGCCAAAACCGCCGCAGAGCTGCCGTTCCACGTGGTGGCCTACGACTACGGCGCCAAGCGCAACATCCTGCGCATGCTGGTGGATCGCGGCTGCCGCCTGACCGTGGTGCCGGCGCAAACCCCGGCCGACGAGGTGCTGAAGATGGATCCGGACGGCATCTTCCTGTCCAACGGCCCGGGTGACCCGGAGCCGTGCGACTACGCCATCGCCGCCATCAAGGCGTTCCTGAACACCGACATTCCGGTGTTCGGCATCTGCCTGGGCCACCAGCTGCTGGCGCTGGCCAGCGGGGCGAAGACCGTGAAGATGAAGCTTGGCCACCACGGCGGCAACCACCCGGTCAAAGACCTGGACAACGATACCGTGATGATCACCGCGCAGAACCACGGCTTTGCGGTAGACGAAAACAACCTGCCGGCTAACCTGCGGGTGACGCACAAATCGCTGTTCGACCATACGGTGCAGGGCATCCACCGCACCGACAAAGCGGCGTTCAGCTTCCAGGGCCACCCGGAAGCCAGCCCGGGCCCGCACGACGCCGCGCCGCTGTTCGATCACTTTATCGAACTGATTGAGACTTACCGTTCTAACGCCAAATAA